A genomic region of Gammaproteobacteria bacterium contains the following coding sequences:
- a CDS encoding DUF3015 domain-containing protein, giving the protein MKKLIVAAALVLIPMSQAMADQNIGCGLGSMAFEGQTGLAPKVLGATTNGTSGNQTFGITFGTLGCSSDGAITSRETLALFIDGNMDNLARDIAKGQGETLATLSEVWGIKAQDKAAFSAFTQANFAKVFSTGNVTSQQVFDNLNALLAQDSKLASYTLA; this is encoded by the coding sequence ATGAAAAAATTAATCGTAGCCGCTGCTTTAGTGCTTATCCCGATGTCTCAAGCAATGGCCGATCAAAATATTGGTTGTGGTCTAGGTTCAATGGCTTTTGAGGGACAAACCGGCTTAGCACCAAAGGTGCTAGGGGCAACCACCAACGGAACTTCTGGTAATCAAACGTTTGGCATTACTTTTGGTACGTTAGGCTGTTCTTCTGATGGCGCAATTACTTCTCGTGAAACTCTTGCACTTTTTATCGATGGCAACATGGATAACCTAGCGCGCGATATCGCGAAAGGCCAAGGCGAAACACTAGCAACATTATCAGAAGTATGGGGCATCAAAGCTCAAGATAAAGCGGCCTTTTCAGCGTTCACTCAAGCGAACTTCGCTAAGGTGTTTAGTACTGGCAACGTCACTTCGCAGCAAGTATTTGACAACCTCAATGCCTTACTTGCTCAAGACTCTAAGCTTGCAAGTTATACCCTAGCTTAA
- a CDS encoding nodulation protein NfeD: protein MYRTLIRIFLLGCLLLNVLVVRAEVETATKPVVIVPVLSIDGAIGPAVSDYLLREISAINLLNQTPIIIITIDTPGGLSSSLRDINQGILSSNIPIVCLVYPQGARAASAGTYLLYACHVAAMATATTLGAATPVMIAGPSAGAKEQQPNAKPSAMENKILNDSIAYIRSLAQLRQRNEEWAELAVSQAATLTAAEALDKNVIDLMAQSPEHLLSALANPALKINQNKAALSLADAQLDYRDPDWRSQFIATITNPNIAYILMLVGVYGLLLEFYSPGVGIAGITGAISLFIGLYAFQMLPLNYAGFGLLLLGLTLMVVESMAPSFGVFGIGGLIAFILGSIFLIDTELQQFQIAIELIVAIALVSALFIVLLLGMLWRSRHNAVVSGTEEIVGALAQVTDEFNQQGYVLLNGERWAACCDEPLQPGQIVVVTAIDGLRLQVSQRLASSNKMSAGD from the coding sequence ATGTATCGAACGCTAATTAGAATATTCTTATTGGGTTGCCTGCTACTTAATGTTCTGGTGGTACGTGCCGAAGTCGAGACCGCCACTAAACCTGTGGTCATCGTTCCTGTGTTGTCAATTGACGGCGCGATTGGCCCGGCTGTTAGTGATTATTTATTGCGAGAAATCTCCGCGATAAACCTTCTGAATCAAACTCCTATTATTATCATCACGATCGACACCCCAGGCGGTTTAAGCTCAAGTTTACGTGATATTAATCAGGGTATTTTAAGTTCTAACATTCCAATTGTCTGTTTGGTTTACCCACAAGGTGCACGGGCCGCCAGCGCTGGCACCTACTTGCTTTATGCTTGCCATGTGGCAGCAATGGCAACCGCGACGACCCTCGGGGCTGCAACGCCGGTCATGATTGCGGGGCCATCTGCGGGTGCCAAAGAACAGCAGCCAAATGCCAAACCATCAGCCATGGAAAATAAAATACTAAATGATTCCATTGCTTATATACGTTCATTGGCACAATTGCGCCAGCGCAATGAAGAGTGGGCCGAATTGGCCGTGTCACAAGCCGCAACATTGACTGCTGCAGAAGCGTTAGATAAAAATGTCATCGACTTAATGGCCCAGTCACCAGAGCACTTGTTGAGTGCTTTGGCCAATCCAGCGTTAAAAATTAATCAAAACAAAGCTGCTTTGTCTCTCGCTGATGCCCAATTAGACTATCGTGATCCCGATTGGCGCAGTCAATTTATTGCAACCATTACTAACCCTAATATTGCCTACATCCTGATGTTAGTGGGGGTTTATGGTTTATTGCTCGAATTTTATAGCCCTGGTGTCGGAATTGCTGGAATAACCGGCGCTATTTCATTATTCATTGGCTTGTATGCATTTCAAATGCTGCCGCTTAATTACGCCGGTTTTGGTTTGTTATTGCTTGGCCTCACTTTGATGGTGGTTGAATCGATGGCCCCAAGTTTTGGGGTCTTTGGTATTGGAGGCTTGATAGCCTTTATTCTCGGCTCAATTTTTTTGATCGATACCGAGCTTCAGCAATTTCAGATTGCTATTGAACTGATTGTCGCCATAGCACTTGTTTCTGCTTTATTTATCGTGCTGTTGCTGGGAATGTTGTGGCGCTCCCGTCATAACGCGGTGGTCAGTGGCACCGAAGAAATTGTTGGAGCCTTGGCGCAGGTGACCGACGAATTTAATCAACAAGGATATGTCTTGTTAAATGGCGAACGTTGGGCAGCTTGCTGCGACGAACCGCTACAACCGGGGCAAATAGTGGTTGTTACAGCAATAGATGGCTTGCGCTTGCAAGTCTCTCAACGCCTGGCTAGCAGTAACAAAATGTCAGCAGGAGATTGA
- a CDS encoding DUF4105 domain-containing protein: protein MLNTKFYFLTILVVIAHVTNATEVSQLANQGYWLKLGHYGPATQTRWKSTIDNPDFFLAAQGKTNPKAELVATIAAFKHSDGSNIACRYPARYQWLKSKLNTNWPQLNCPKLSQWRQTIDPKGITLVFPTAFMNSPSSMFGHTLLRIDANGQNRDRELVAFAVNFAAAPDESDNAALFAFKGLIGQYPGAFSLMPYYQKVREYSDLESRDIWEYQLNFSPEQVQRILLHLWELVDARFDYYFLDENCSYQLLALLQLGSEELDLVSSFKFSAIPSETVAVLKQHGLLNPPQYRPALGTKLLHYAQSINPAQFNASADIVQYNRSVPDSFTISEQAAILEMSYEWLNYNFYDQGLARREIAPRLTNLLYQRSLLKVASPYSEPTQPLYSPDTGHGSARIGVGISQVDGQSTELDLSWRLAYHDLFDRAGGFIAGAQISFLDTRLSIDHTGDSKLEQLYLLDAMSLAPHNRIFNSWSWNVRAGFDRQPAVNKQSGRWFAQAGYGKSWGDPRQIHGYLLGSAEVNRGSITQSTEPGLGAETGIIWQLNPQHKLGFTAYHGILFNSINDNHTITKLIWHWAPRVDWALRSQINYQQWSSSQLQAQLTALYYF from the coding sequence ATGCTAAACACTAAATTTTATTTTTTAACGATTCTTGTTGTAATCGCTCATGTGACCAACGCCACTGAAGTAAGCCAATTGGCCAATCAAGGCTATTGGCTCAAGTTAGGACACTATGGTCCGGCAACTCAAACTCGCTGGAAAAGCACCATCGACAATCCTGATTTTTTTCTTGCGGCGCAAGGAAAAACCAACCCCAAAGCTGAATTGGTGGCTACTATCGCTGCTTTTAAACATTCAGATGGCAGCAACATTGCTTGTCGTTATCCGGCAAGGTATCAATGGTTAAAATCAAAACTAAACACCAACTGGCCTCAGCTCAACTGTCCCAAATTATCGCAATGGCGCCAAACTATCGATCCTAAAGGCATCACTTTGGTGTTTCCTACCGCTTTTATGAATAGTCCATCATCGATGTTTGGTCACACCTTATTGCGAATTGACGCCAATGGACAGAATCGTGACCGTGAATTAGTCGCTTTTGCGGTTAATTTTGCTGCCGCGCCTGATGAGAGTGATAACGCAGCACTATTTGCGTTCAAGGGATTGATCGGCCAATACCCCGGCGCCTTTTCGCTGATGCCTTACTACCAAAAAGTTCGTGAATATAGCGATTTGGAATCGCGTGATATTTGGGAATATCAACTCAACTTTTCCCCTGAGCAAGTTCAACGTATTTTGCTACATTTATGGGAACTGGTTGACGCCAGATTCGATTATTATTTTCTTGACGAAAACTGCTCTTATCAGCTGTTAGCGCTACTGCAATTGGGCAGCGAAGAGTTAGATTTGGTCTCGTCCTTTAAATTTTCAGCGATTCCATCAGAGACAGTAGCGGTACTAAAGCAGCACGGCTTACTTAATCCGCCCCAATATCGCCCTGCTCTTGGTACCAAACTGCTTCATTATGCTCAGTCGATTAATCCAGCACAGTTTAATGCCAGCGCAGATATCGTACAGTATAATCGGTCCGTGCCAGACTCATTTACGATTAGCGAACAAGCGGCCATTTTAGAAATGAGCTATGAATGGCTCAATTACAATTTTTATGATCAAGGTCTAGCTCGCCGTGAGATTGCGCCACGCCTGACCAATTTATTATATCAGCGTAGTCTACTAAAAGTAGCATCACCCTACTCCGAGCCAACTCAGCCCTTGTATTCACCAGACACAGGGCATGGTTCGGCCAGAATTGGCGTTGGCATCAGTCAAGTTGATGGTCAGTCTACTGAGCTAGACCTGAGTTGGCGACTGGCTTACCATGATTTATTTGACCGAGCTGGCGGATTTATTGCGGGTGCTCAAATTAGCTTCCTAGATACTCGCTTAAGCATTGATCACACAGGAGACAGCAAGCTCGAGCAGCTCTATTTGCTCGACGCGATGTCGCTTGCTCCGCACAACAGAATATTTAATAGCTGGTCATGGAATGTTCGCGCCGGATTCGACCGTCAACCTGCAGTCAATAAACAAAGCGGACGCTGGTTTGCTCAGGCAGGTTATGGCAAGTCATGGGGCGATCCTCGTCAGATCCACGGGTATTTACTTGGCTCTGCCGAAGTTAATCGCGGCAGCATCACCCAAAGCACCGAACCTGGGCTGGGGGCTGAAACTGGCATTATTTGGCAACTCAATCCCCAACATAAGCTAGGGTTCACTGCTTACCACGGCATATTGTTCAACAGTATTAATGATAATCATACGATCACCAAGCTCATTTGGCATTGGGCGCCACGGGTCGATTGGGCTCTGCGTTCACAAATCAATTATCAGCAATGGAGCAGCTCGCAATTACAAGCGCAATTAACTGCGTTATATTATTTTTAA
- a CDS encoding YbaK/EbsC family protein, giving the protein MSIPIRVGEYLSQQQVSFDTVSHISSTSSISTAIASKIPAANIAKAVILEDHQGRYLMAILPADRKISLHKLQTELDMSLHLVQQSQLDKMFTDCDQGAIPALNQPYHINAVYDDTLTELADVYLEGGDHRTLIHLNQQQFAQLMLHTKHYCFSSQMVH; this is encoded by the coding sequence ATGAGCATTCCCATTCGTGTTGGTGAGTACCTTAGTCAGCAACAAGTCAGCTTCGACACCGTTAGCCATATTAGTTCCACTAGCTCAATTAGCACCGCTATCGCGTCGAAAATCCCAGCCGCCAACATCGCTAAAGCCGTGATTTTAGAAGATCATCAAGGTCGATATTTAATGGCGATATTACCGGCCGATCGGAAAATAAGTTTGCATAAATTACAAACTGAACTCGATATGAGTTTGCATTTGGTCCAGCAATCGCAGCTCGACAAAATGTTTACTGATTGCGATCAAGGCGCTATTCCGGCGTTAAATCAGCCTTATCATATCAATGCCGTATACGACGATACCTTAACCGAGCTAGCTGATGTTTACCTAGAGGGCGGCGATCATCGCACCCTGATCCACCTCAACCAGCAACAATTTGCCCAGTTAATGCTCCATACTAAGCATTATTGCTTTAGCAGCCAGATGGTTCATTAA
- the mazG gene encoding nucleoside triphosphate pyrophosphohydrolase: MSDFQTDPSRYQMADLLDIMAQLRDPQTGCPWDLKQDFGSIVKHTIEEAYEVADAIERKAFDQLPGELGDLLFQVIFYAQLGQEQQRFDFNDVVNNICAKLIRRHPHVFGSGTFSNESQLNANWENEKAKERAQLSDNQHISLLDDIPSNMPALSRAAKIQKRVAHHGFDWPTWHGSMDKIKEELLEVEQELVAKQVDPVKVNEELGDLLFAVVNLVRSQHVDPEQALRNANIKFERRFRGVEQLLQQQDLTTEQASLTQMDQMWDQVKAQEKMSKTCD; this comes from the coding sequence ATGAGTGATTTCCAGACCGATCCAAGCCGCTATCAGATGGCTGACTTGCTAGATATTATGGCGCAATTACGTGATCCTCAAACGGGCTGTCCCTGGGATCTAAAGCAAGACTTCGGCTCGATTGTTAAACACACGATTGAGGAAGCCTATGAAGTAGCCGACGCTATCGAACGCAAAGCCTTTGATCAATTGCCTGGCGAATTGGGCGATTTACTGTTTCAGGTGATTTTTTATGCCCAGTTAGGCCAAGAGCAACAACGTTTCGATTTTAATGATGTCGTCAATAACATCTGTGCCAAACTGATTCGGCGTCATCCACATGTCTTTGGTTCTGGTACCTTTAGTAACGAGAGTCAGCTTAACGCGAATTGGGAAAATGAAAAAGCCAAAGAACGCGCGCAGCTTAGTGATAATCAACACATCAGTTTGCTTGATGATATACCGTCCAATATGCCTGCACTTAGTCGGGCGGCGAAAATTCAAAAGCGAGTAGCTCATCATGGTTTTGATTGGCCAACCTGGCACGGCTCAATGGACAAGATAAAAGAAGAGTTGCTCGAAGTAGAACAAGAACTGGTCGCCAAGCAAGTTGATCCGGTTAAAGTGAATGAAGAGCTCGGCGACTTGTTATTTGCAGTCGTTAACTTGGTTCGCTCACAGCACGTTGACCCCGAACAAGCGTTGCGTAATGCCAATATAAAGTTTGAGCGACGCTTTCGTGGCGTTGAGCAATTGTTGCAGCAACAGGATCTAACTACCGAGCAAGCGTCATTGACTCAAATGGATCAAATGTGGGATCAAGTTAAGGCGCAGGAAAAAATGTCGAAAACTTGTGATTAA
- the eno gene encoding phosphopyruvate hydratase, translating to MSKIVKVIGREIMDSRGNPTVEAEIHLESGAIGICCAPSGASTGSREALELRDGDKGRYLGKGVLKAVSAVNGPISEAILGKDANAQAELDQLMIKLDGTENKATFGANAILAVSLAAARAAASDKRIPLYQHISELNGSAGIYSMPLPMMNIINGGEHADNNVDIQEFMIQPVGAKTFTEGLRMGAEVFHTLKKVLSGKGYNTAVGDEGGFAPDLGSNAEALAVIKEAVALAGYELGKDITLALDCAASEFYQDGQYHLKGDDKVFSAEEFGDYLKDLSEQYPIVSIEDGLDESDWDGWASLTAKLGDKVQLVGDDLFVTNTKILTRGIENGIANSILIKYNQIGTLTETLEAIKMAKDAGFTVVISHRSGETEDTFIADLAVGTAAGQIKTGSLSRSDRVAKYNQLIRIEEALGSNAPYNGLSEVKGQ from the coding sequence ATGTCTAAGATTGTTAAAGTTATAGGTCGTGAAATTATGGATTCACGCGGCAACCCAACGGTTGAAGCTGAAATTCATCTTGAGTCTGGTGCTATTGGTATTTGTTGTGCACCGTCAGGGGCATCAACAGGTTCTCGTGAAGCATTAGAATTACGTGATGGTGACAAAGGCCGTTATTTAGGCAAAGGGGTGTTAAAAGCTGTTTCTGCGGTTAATGGACCAATTAGCGAAGCTATTTTAGGTAAAGACGCTAACGCTCAAGCCGAACTTGATCAACTAATGATTAAATTAGATGGCACCGAAAACAAAGCAACCTTTGGCGCTAATGCAATTTTGGCCGTTTCTTTGGCTGCAGCCCGTGCTGCCGCTTCAGACAAGCGTATTCCTTTGTATCAACACATCAGCGAACTTAATGGTTCTGCCGGTATATACTCAATGCCATTACCAATGATGAACATCATTAATGGTGGTGAGCACGCAGACAACAACGTCGACATTCAAGAATTTATGATCCAGCCTGTTGGCGCTAAAACGTTCACCGAAGGGTTACGGATGGGCGCTGAAGTATTCCATACCTTGAAAAAAGTATTAAGTGGTAAGGGTTACAATACTGCGGTTGGTGATGAAGGCGGATTTGCACCAGATCTTGGTTCGAACGCTGAAGCACTAGCGGTAATCAAAGAAGCGGTTGCTTTGGCAGGTTACGAGCTAGGCAAAGATATTACCTTAGCGCTTGATTGTGCTGCGTCAGAATTTTACCAAGACGGTCAATATCACCTTAAAGGTGATGACAAGGTGTTTTCTGCAGAAGAGTTTGGTGATTACCTTAAAGATTTATCTGAGCAATACCCAATTGTTTCAATTGAAGATGGCTTAGACGAAAGCGATTGGGATGGCTGGGCGAGCTTAACCGCAAAATTAGGTGATAAAGTGCAGCTGGTGGGTGACGATTTATTTGTTACTAATACTAAGATTTTAACTCGTGGTATTGAAAATGGGATTGCTAACTCAATCTTAATTAAATACAACCAAATTGGTACGCTTACCGAAACGCTTGAAGCAATAAAAATGGCGAAAGATGCTGGTTTTACCGTGGTTATTTCACATCGCTCTGGTGAAACAGAAGATACCTTTATTGCTGATTTAGCGGTTGGCACGGCAGCGGGCCAAATTAAAACAGGTTCACTAAGTCGTAGTGATCGTGTTGCTAAATATAACCAGCTAATTCGCATTGAAGAAGCACTAGGTAGCAATGCACCTTATAATGGTTTATCAGAAGTTAAAGGTCAGTAA
- the thpR gene encoding RNA 2',3'-cyclic phosphodiesterase gives MTKRLFLGISPDSDQVAPLAALQQQLAPTGRPARLANLHMTLFYLGQCDHDLCHAITMAISQLPLAQFSVSLTTLELWQKPKIICFAGIAQDCVLSQLVYDLETIAVSLGLDPAPHKYRPHITLIRKAKTLPCLTSINTLTLKPQQLHLYHSVSSPMGVQYHIIKSWPLR, from the coding sequence ATGACTAAAAGACTATTTTTAGGGATTAGCCCTGACAGTGACCAAGTAGCGCCCCTAGCAGCACTGCAACAGCAACTAGCGCCAACAGGTCGGCCTGCTAGGTTAGCCAATTTACATATGACGCTGTTTTATCTCGGCCAATGCGACCATGACCTTTGCCATGCAATTACCATGGCGATAAGTCAATTGCCGTTGGCGCAATTTTCGGTCAGTTTAACCACGCTTGAGTTATGGCAAAAACCTAAAATAATCTGCTTCGCAGGCATTGCTCAAGATTGTGTATTAAGCCAGCTGGTATATGATCTGGAAACAATAGCGGTAAGTCTTGGTTTAGATCCTGCCCCGCATAAGTACCGTCCACACATCACGTTGATCCGTAAAGCCAAAACATTACCTTGCTTAACGTCAATAAATACTTTGACGTTAAAACCGCAACAGTTACATTTATATCATTCAGTTAGCAGCCCAATGGGCGTTCAATATCATATTATTAAGTCGTGGCCGCTCAGATAA
- a CDS encoding slipin family protein: MKGFNLDTEMLITAALILLFLIFIFSVFRVLREYERGVIFLLGRFQLVKGPGLIIVIPIIQQMVRVDLRTVVMDVPSQDVISRDNVSVRVNAVIYFRVIDAQKAIINVEDFLQATSQLAQTTLRSVLGQHELDEMLANRDILNADIQAILDIRTDGWGIKVSNVEIKHVDLNETMIRAIARQAEAERTRRAKVIHASGELEASAKLVEAATQLSTQPNAILLRYLQTLTEIAGEKNSTILFPMPMDLFNGLLGKPDQKQSPHKPTDEIR, encoded by the coding sequence ATGAAAGGCTTTAATTTAGATACTGAGATGCTTATTACTGCGGCTTTAATTTTGCTGTTTCTAATCTTTATCTTTAGTGTTTTTAGGGTGTTAAGGGAATATGAACGCGGTGTGATTTTTCTATTAGGCCGGTTTCAACTAGTCAAAGGGCCTGGATTAATCATCGTGATCCCGATTATTCAGCAAATGGTGCGAGTAGACCTACGCACGGTGGTGATGGATGTGCCAAGTCAAGATGTGATAAGCCGTGACAATGTGTCGGTGCGAGTCAATGCGGTTATTTATTTTCGGGTCATTGATGCTCAAAAAGCGATTATCAATGTCGAAGACTTTCTGCAGGCGACGTCACAATTGGCGCAAACGACGCTGCGATCTGTATTAGGGCAACATGAACTTGATGAAATGTTAGCTAACCGCGATATACTTAATGCCGACATTCAAGCGATCCTTGATATTCGCACCGATGGCTGGGGCATTAAGGTATCTAATGTTGAGATAAAGCATGTCGATTTAAATGAAACAATGATCCGGGCGATAGCACGTCAAGCAGAAGCCGAACGAACAAGGCGAGCAAAGGTGATTCATGCCTCGGGAGAACTTGAAGCTTCAGCTAAATTGGTTGAAGCTGCGACCCAATTATCAACCCAACCCAATGCTATATTATTACGTTATTTACAGACCTTGACCGAAATTGCTGGCGAAAAAAATTCGACCATTTTATTTCCGATGCCAATGGATTTATTCAATGGCTTGCTTGGCAAGCCAGACCAGAAACAGAGCCCACATAAACCAACGGACGAAATAAGGTAA
- a CDS encoding CTP synthase has product MTTKYIFVTGGVVSSLGKGIAAASLAAILEARGLKVTMMKLDPYINVDPGTMSPIQHGEVFVTEDGAETDLDLGHYERFIRTKMTKGNNFTTGRIYEEVLRKERRGDYLGATIQVIPHITNAMKDRIVAGCKGVDIAIVELGGTVGDIESQPFIEAIRQLGVEVGRDHAMFMHLTLVPYLKASGEVKTKPTQHSVKELRSIGVQPDILVCRSEVGIPAHERSKISLFTNVTEKAVISLPDMDSIYKIPALLKAQGLDKLVIERFGIECPEADLKEWEQVVSEEANATGLVNIAMVGKYIQLPDAYKSVNEALKHAGLKNGVNVKINYVDSQDLESKGTDILKDMDGILVPGGFGDRGIEGKILAAKFARENDVPYLGICLGMQVALIEYARNVALLENANSTEFNKETEHPVVGLITEWLDEDGQVEQRDTKSDLGGTMRVGAQLCHLEEGSKVAQVYGATTCMERHRHRFEVNNNYVEKLKAAGLSFTGLSADKKLVEIIELKDHRWFVAGQFHPEFTSTPRDGHPLFEGFVAAATQYQQD; this is encoded by the coding sequence ATGACAACGAAATATATTTTTGTGACGGGCGGAGTTGTATCTTCGCTAGGTAAAGGTATTGCTGCCGCATCATTGGCTGCCATTTTAGAAGCACGTGGCTTAAAAGTTACCATGATGAAGTTAGACCCATACATTAACGTTGACCCGGGCACGATGAGCCCGATTCAACACGGTGAAGTTTTCGTGACCGAAGATGGCGCCGAGACCGATCTAGATCTTGGTCACTATGAGCGTTTCATTCGCACCAAGATGACTAAAGGCAACAACTTTACGACTGGCCGTATTTATGAAGAAGTACTTCGTAAAGAACGCCGTGGTGATTACCTAGGTGCAACTATTCAGGTTATTCCTCATATCACTAATGCGATGAAAGATCGTATTGTTGCTGGTTGTAAAGGCGTCGACATTGCTATTGTTGAATTAGGCGGAACGGTTGGTGATATCGAATCACAACCATTTATTGAAGCCATTCGTCAATTAGGTGTTGAAGTTGGACGTGATCATGCGATGTTTATGCACCTGACACTAGTACCATACTTAAAAGCATCTGGTGAAGTGAAAACTAAGCCAACTCAGCATTCAGTTAAAGAATTACGTTCGATTGGTGTTCAGCCTGACATTTTGGTTTGTCGTTCAGAAGTTGGCATTCCTGCACATGAACGTTCAAAGATTTCATTATTTACTAACGTGACTGAAAAAGCGGTTATTTCACTGCCAGACATGGACAGTATCTATAAAATCCCTGCGCTATTAAAAGCGCAAGGCCTAGACAAGTTGGTGATTGAGCGTTTTGGCATTGAATGCCCTGAAGCTGATTTAAAAGAATGGGAGCAAGTTGTTTCTGAAGAAGCCAATGCGACTGGTCTGGTCAATATTGCAATGGTCGGTAAATATATTCAATTACCTGATGCTTATAAGTCGGTTAATGAAGCATTAAAACATGCGGGATTGAAAAATGGCGTTAATGTAAAAATTAACTACGTTGACTCGCAAGATCTTGAGTCTAAAGGCACCGACATTCTAAAAGACATGGACGGTATTTTAGTTCCTGGTGGTTTTGGTGATCGCGGGATCGAAGGTAAAATATTAGCGGCTAAATTCGCCCGTGAAAACGATGTGCCTTATTTAGGTATTTGTTTAGGCATGCAAGTGGCGTTAATTGAGTATGCTCGAAATGTTGCCTTGTTGGAAAATGCGAACAGCACCGAATTTAACAAAGAAACAGAACATCCAGTCGTTGGTTTAATCACTGAATGGTTAGACGAAGATGGTCAGGTTGAACAACGTGATACTAAATCTGATCTTGGTGGAACCATGCGAGTAGGTGCTCAACTTTGTCACCTTGAAGAAGGTTCTAAAGTTGCCCAAGTATACGGTGCAACAACGTGTATGGAACGTCATCGTCATCGCTTTGAAGTAAACAATAACTACGTTGAAAAACTTAAAGCTGCAGGGTTAAGCTTCACCGGTTTGTCAGCAGACAAAAAACTGGTCGAGATTATTGAGCTCAAAGATCACCGTTGGTTTGTTGCCGGTCAATTCCATCCGGAATTCACCTCAACCCCGCGCGATGGTCATCCGCTATTTGAAGGTTTTGTTGCAGCAGCAACTCAATACCAACAAGATTAA